The genome window TTTTCGCCTACAGCAACGAGTGTTCCTACAAGGATCGAGGCGAAGACTGCGCCTTCTGCAATATCAACCACACGAAGGACGTTTACGGCGAGAAGAAGGGCATCTTCTGGAAAACGCCGAGACAGATCGGTGAAGTAGCCGCGGCGGCCTTCGCGGAAAACGCGGTCGATCATCTAACGGTCAGTGGCGGCATCATCCCCGAGCGGCGCGAACTCGAATATTATCTCGACGTCGCCGAGGCGATCCAGGAGCACACCGGGCTACAGGATTTCAACGGCACTGCCGTCGTCGCCGCGCCGCTCGACCTGCGCCAGATCGACCGCTTCCACGAAGCGGGCTATCGCACCACCGCGATGAACATCGAACTGTGGGACAAGGGCTTCTACGAAACCATCTGCCCCGGCAAGGCACGGACCAGCGGCGGCTGGGATCACTGGCTCCACGCTCTGAAATATGCCGTCGGCGTGTTCGGTCATGGCCGCGTGCGCTCGAACATGGTTGCGGGCATCGAGCCGAAGAAAAAGACGCTCGAAGGCCTTGAGCACCTCGCCGCTGCGGGCGTTGTCGGCACGTTCTCGGTGTGGTGCCCAAATCCCGGCTCCGAGCTGGAAGGCCACCGCTCGCCCGTTCCCGAGTGGTACATCGATCTCGCGGCGAAGACGACTGCGATCTGGAAGAAGAACGGCTTCACCTTCCAGCAGGTCAGCGACTGCAACGCGTCGAACGACTCCCTTCAGCACGACATCTGGCGCATCGAGGACGACCTTCTCCCGTCGCTTCAGGAAAGCAGCCTCGAACTCGCCTGATGAGCGGAAGGGGCGACGGTGGCGCGAATCATGGGCAAGACTGAAGACGGCGCGCGGGCGTTCCGCGTGCCACTACACTGGCTTTTCATCCTGGCCGGCGCGACGAGCGGGATCGCCTTCGGCATCCTCTCGGTTGGGCTGCCGGTCTACGCACTGAAGCTCGGCGCCAGCGCAGCGGAGACCGGGTTCCTGCGCGCGGCGACCGGGCTCGGCATGCTGATCGCCGTGCTTCCGGCAGGCATGGCGGTGGACCGCTTCGGAGTGAGGCGCGTGTTTTTCCTGGCGAGCGCCGCGAACGCCGCGTCCGTCGCGCTTTGCGCGCTTGCGGCGTCGCCCGAAACGCTCGCCTTCGCCATGATGGGCGAGGCTTTCACGCGCGCTTTCGTGTTCGCGGCGCTCGCGTCTGCCTTCCTCCACGCGCTGCCGCTTATCGGCCTGCACCGGGCTGGATGGAACAAGGCCGCCATATCGCTCGGCATCAGCTTTTTCGGACCGTTTCTCGGCGGTGCGCTTATGTGGGGTCTGCCGTTTGGAGGCGTCTTTGCCATCGCTGCGGTCATGATGTGCTCGGCGAATCTCCCGCTACGCTTCATTCCCGTACCGGAGGCCGCGCAGCGAGAGGAGCATCGCCGAAGCATCGCGAGCCGATTCGCCGAAAGGCGGGCCTCGCTCGCATCGCTGTTTCGCTCGCCGGGCGTTCCGACCTGCCTTGCGGCGGAGACGCTGTTAACGGCCGTGTTTGCGTCTTTCGCAACTTTCATCGTGGTCCTCGCCGTCACGGAGCGCGGACTGGCGGCGATGGAAGCTGCGTGGATCGCTGGCGTCGAAGGTGCGGCTTACATCGCAACCTCCTTCTTCGCCGGGACGTGGATTCAGCGTTTCGCTTTTCCGGTGGCGCTCGGCGTCGGCACAGCGGTAATCGTCCCGTCGCTTGCAGGACTCGCCTTCGCGGAAGGCTTCCTCCTTCTCTTCGTTTTCGCGACAACCCTGGGCCTCGGCATCGGTCTGCTGACGCTTGTCGTGACGATGCGAGCCGGCACGCTGCCCGGTGCGAAAGGCGAGATCAGTTCACTCTTCATGACCGCAACAGGCCTCGGGGGCATGGTCGGCCCCGCTTTCGCCGGAGCTATAGCGGCGGCTTTCGGCACGCCAGCGGTCTTCCTTTCCTTCATGCCGCTCTTCGTCGCCCTTTTAGCCGTCACGGCCATTCGAGCCCGGGCACCCCGTATTTCAAGCCTCATCCCGTCGGAGGAAAAGTGATCCACGCGCCGAAACACATCGCGATCTATGGCAAGGGCGG of Rhodomicrobium vannielii ATCC 17100 contains these proteins:
- a CDS encoding radical SAM protein translates to MTTEKRSPLPKSKLWEELRLKAELGIHGVAITKQALDFVRPAELAQEQVHNLFEMDFFVHDFELPSGYDLPGGISVPFRWNPNSANIIDLDGSRTIITNKGHEVAEVRFHKRPGFYGLKTSDGQDMATIGALYRHRALFFAYSNECSYKDRGEDCAFCNINHTKDVYGEKKGIFWKTPRQIGEVAAAAFAENAVDHLTVSGGIIPERRELEYYLDVAEAIQEHTGLQDFNGTAVVAAPLDLRQIDRFHEAGYRTTAMNIELWDKGFYETICPGKARTSGGWDHWLHALKYAVGVFGHGRVRSNMVAGIEPKKKTLEGLEHLAAAGVVGTFSVWCPNPGSELEGHRSPVPEWYIDLAAKTTAIWKKNGFTFQQVSDCNASNDSLQHDIWRIEDDLLPSLQESSLELA
- a CDS encoding MFS transporter gives rise to the protein MGKTEDGARAFRVPLHWLFILAGATSGIAFGILSVGLPVYALKLGASAAETGFLRAATGLGMLIAVLPAGMAVDRFGVRRVFFLASAANAASVALCALAASPETLAFAMMGEAFTRAFVFAALASAFLHALPLIGLHRAGWNKAAISLGISFFGPFLGGALMWGLPFGGVFAIAAVMMCSANLPLRFIPVPEAAQREEHRRSIASRFAERRASLASLFRSPGVPTCLAAETLLTAVFASFATFIVVLAVTERGLAAMEAAWIAGVEGAAYIATSFFAGTWIQRFAFPVALGVGTAVIVPSLAGLAFAEGFLLLFVFATTLGLGIGLLTLVVTMRAGTLPGAKGEISSLFMTATGLGGMVGPAFAGAIAAAFGTPAVFLSFMPLFVALLAVTAIRARAPRISSLIPSEEK